One Heyndrickxia oleronia genomic window, TCTTCATTAAAATAAAGCAAAAAATAACTAGCCAAAGCTTTTCGTTTATTTTTTTCTGTACCCTTTAATTCAACACCCACACCTCTTTTTCGGTTGATCACTACATTAAAATTCCTTAGCCATTCTGTTAATTCGTCTAAGTATCCAGTTAAGGTAGTAATACTGACCCCAAGTTCGTTTGCTAAAACTTGTATTTTGAATGACTCACTTTCCTGTAATAAGTTCAAAAAAAGTAAGAGCTTTTTTTCTTGTGGTGGTTGATCTACCGGCTGACTCCCTGTTAAATGTTGAATTAAACGAAAAATTTGTTCATTTTTCCCCTCGATCATTAATCCATCCTTTGTATTTCGGATTAATTGAAGATGAAATTGATGGAGAATCTTTTCAATTGTTTTCAAATCTCTCTGAATCGTACGGACACTTACATTTAAAAAAGTGGCTATGGAAAAAGCCGTATGTTTCCCAGATGTTTTAATAATAAGCTCGATGATTGCTTTTTCCCTTGAAGTAATAAACATAGCTACCATCTCTTTTCTATTATTATTACAAGAGAAAATACAGAAATAGAAAAGTGTTATAAAACACTTTTCTATTCCTTGTTCTAATAATGAAGTGATCGGTACATTTTCAACAAAAAATTATTCTTTATTATTTAATATATCGATAATTTCTTTTGCTGATTTTGCCTCGACCATTTTTTCTATATTATCCATTTCAGAGCATGTAACGGCGATGCCAGATAATATTTCTAGGTGTGTGCCATCTTTCCCAGCAATACCAAAAATTAAACGGACATTATTTCCATCAAAGTCTACACCATTTGGAACTTGAATAACAGTAAACCCAGATTTTAATACATCCTTTTTCGCTTCTTCCGTACCATGTGGAATCGCTACATCATTCCCCATGAATGTTGAAGTCAATTGATCACGTGCAATCATTGCTTCAATATAGCTTTCTTTTACATATCCTGCATTATATAAAGCACGACCAGCAAACCGGATTGCTTCTTCCTTATTAACAAAGGATTGATTTAAAAATACATTTTCTTCTAAAAGCAAGTCATTATCTGTATTTTCATTATCCTCTGGACCAGGTACTGCTTCTTCTGCATCCTCAACGATTTCTTGTAGATTGTCTTTTCCATCACCTTTTAATCGCTCAATTAATTGGTCATATTCCGGACTAGATAAGAAATTATCAACCGATACATGGAATGCCTGTGGAAGCTTGTTTTGCGCTCGTGGAGTCAATTCTTCCTGTGTCACAACAATTTGCGCATCAGACGGTAAATTACTAATTGCTGTGTTTGTTACAGAAATATCTAGACCAGCTTCATTCACCTTTTTGCGCAATAATGATGCACCCATTGCACTTGATCCCATTCCTGCATCACAAGCAAATACGATTTTTTGAACATTTTCAGGAAATTCTCCTGGTTGAGAAGCAAATACATCAGCAACTGAGCTTTTCTTACCTTTCATTTCCTCCATTTTTCTTGCTGCATCTTCAATATTTTCTTCTGTTTGCTTACCTGTTTTTAAAATAAGTGCAGATAAAAGAAATGAAACAACACCGGCAACAAGAACCCCAGCAAAGTTAGCAATATATGAACCAGCTGTGTGTGGTGTAACAGCAGCAATTGCTAAAATACTTCCTGGGGAAGCAGGAGCAAATAATCCACCGCCCAATAGAACTAATGTGAATACCCCACTTACTCCTCCAATAATAACAGCGAAGAAT contains:
- a CDS encoding PTS mannitol transporter subunit IICBA; this translates as MAQSNIKVAVQKFGNFLSSMVMPNISAFIAWGLITALFIPTGFFPNESLAKMVDPMVTYLLPLLIAYTGGKLVHDQRGAVVGAIATMGVIVGTDIPMFLGAMIMGPLGGYVIKKFDKLIEGKVKAGFEMLVNNFSAGILGGILAILAFLAIGPAVKGLTGLLVDGVDWLVGTGLLPLTSIIIEPAKVLFLNNAINHGVLSPIGVEQVKDAGKSVLFLLEANPGPGIGVLLAYCIFGKGTAKRSAPGAAIIQFFGGIHEIYFPYILMKPMLFFAVIIGGVSGVFTLVLLGGGLFAPASPGSILAIAAVTPHTAGSYIANFAGVLVAGVVSFLLSALILKTGKQTEENIEDAARKMEEMKGKKSSVADVFASQPGEFPENVQKIVFACDAGMGSSAMGASLLRKKVNEAGLDISVTNTAISNLPSDAQIVVTQEELTPRAQNKLPQAFHVSVDNFLSSPEYDQLIERLKGDGKDNLQEIVEDAEEAVPGPEDNENTDNDLLLEENVFLNQSFVNKEEAIRFAGRALYNAGYVKESYIEAMIARDQLTSTFMGNDVAIPHGTEEAKKDVLKSGFTVIQVPNGVDFDGNNVRLIFGIAGKDGTHLEILSGIAVTCSEMDNIEKMVEAKSAKEIIDILNNKE